One Palaemon carinicauda isolate YSFRI2023 chromosome 4, ASM3689809v2, whole genome shotgun sequence DNA segment encodes these proteins:
- the LOC137639246 gene encoding uncharacterized protein — protein sequence MYFVTDGLLRVKCKMGKMSKGMMSRTPILVSNNSDFGRILIMDTHVKFNHSGTYYVLHKLKPAFFLLKGFSTVKKVVNECYHCKRFNSRPVKVNANDYREWNVNPIKRFFSVCFIDYFGPYFTRYGSDKVKTYGVIFKCIWSHMINVEIVTSADSKGFLLAFQNHVYNYGLPNKVFSDSGSNLGGAFTWIEECLKASEVQEFFNQRGVDVTEFSQYPRGSLNRGIGGIIESGVGLVRKLIQGAIYNNILDFLEFSNVIKQCICYANKKPISELGALREQNVNDDFQVLSPEFLKFGYDTQVMECIYHEGQLDDYDSSDLGKDFRRLIHNKEKLRNSYHNEFLFGLQDQATKYRGKYYPREHVKISKGDIVLIKDSMVKAPNYPLARVLDVIYNSLGEAVQVQLVKGNKSVVFREISSVILLVKGDGLSDSHIDQLDLNLVPLSDSNVSNDNIARIQRGAALICSEKNKQLAQSGLV from the coding sequence ATGTATTTTGTGACTGATGGTCTTCTTAGAGTAAAATGTAAAATGGGAAAGATGTCTAAAGGTATGATGTCGAGAACTCCAATACTCGTTAGTAATAATAGCGATTTCGGTAGAATACTGATAATGGACACTCACGTGAAGTTTAATCACTCAGGTACTTACTATGTGCTACATAAATTGAAACCGGCATTTTTTCTGCTCAAGGGATTTTCAACAGTTAAGAAGGTTGTGAATGAATGTTACCACTGTAAACGTTTTAATAGTAGACCAgttaaagttaatgctaatgactatagagagtggaatgtgaatcccataaagaggtttttttctgtatgtttcattgattactttggaccatatttcacaaggtatggaagtgacaaagttaaaacctatggagtaatttttaaatgtatttggtctcacatgattaatgttgaaatagtgacttcagctgattctaaaggatttttattggcttttcaaaatcatgtttacaactatggtttgcctaacaaagtattttcagattctggctcaaatcttggtggtgcattcacatggattgaggaatgtctgaaagcaagtgaggtgcaggaattcttcaatcaaaggggtgtcgatgtcactgaattttcacagtatcctcgtggttctctgaatcgtggtattggaggtatcatagagtccggagttggtctggtaagaaagttaatacagggagcaatctataataatattctagattttctggaattttctAATGTAATTAAACAATGCATATGTTACGCTAATAAGAAACCCATTTCTGAACTTGGCGCATTGAGGGAACAGAATGTGAATGATGATTTTCAGGTGCTGTCACCAGAGTTTTTGAAATTTGGATATGATACACaggttatggaatgtatatatcACGAAGGTCAACTTGATGATTATGACTCTTCTGACTTGGGTAAGGACTTTCGGCGTTTAATTCATAATAAAGAGAAATTGCGTAATAGTTATCACAATGAGtttttatttggattgcaagatcaggcaactaaatacagaggtaaatattaccctagagagcacgttaaaatatcaaaaggtgacatagtcttgataaaagattcaatggttaaggctcccaattaccctttagctagagttcttgatgttatttataattctcttggtgaggctgttcaagtacaattggtcaagggtaataaaagtgttgtttttagggagatatcgtctgttattcttttggttAAAGGTGATGGGTTAAGTGATTCTCATATTGATCAGTTAGATTTAAATCTTGTACCTCTGAGTGATTCTAATGTTTCTAATGACAATATTGCAAGAATTCAACGGGGGGCTGCTTTGATTTGTTCTGAGAAGAATAAGCAGCTAGCTCAATCTGGTCttgtatag